DNA from Stenotrophomonas acidaminiphila:
GACAGGCCTCCGACCCCGGCCCGCGCATCGTCGCATTGCCGCCTTGCCACCGGACCACCGCCATGCGCAGCCACGCCGCTCCAGGCGACAGCAAGGTTCCCGAGGTCACCCTCGCCTTCTGGATCACCAAGATCCTCGCCACCATGCTGGGCGAGGTGGGCGGCGACGCGGTCACGATGTCGATGGGCCTGGGCTACCTGGCCGGCACCGAGCTGTTCGCCACGGTGTTCGCCATCGCCGTGGCCGCGCAGATCCGCACCAGCGGCTTCCGTCCCTGGCTGTACTGGGCGGCGATCATCGCCAGCACCACCGTGGGGACCACCCTGGCCGACTACCTGGACCGCTCGCTCGGCATTGGTTACGGCGGCGGCAGCAGCGTGCTGCTGGCACTGCTGCTGGGCACCCTGTTCTGCTGGCAGCGCAGTACCGGCAGCGTCTCGGTGGCCGACATCGGCTCGCGCCGCAGCGAGTTGTTCTACTGGCTGACCATCACTTTCTCGCAGACCCTGGGCACCGCGCTGGGCGACTGGGCGGCCGATACCCAGGGCCTGGGCTATGCCGGCGGCATGCTCCTGTTCGGCGGCCTGCTGGCGCTGGCCGCGGCGCTGCACCTGGCGACCCGCCTGCCCAGGACCCTGCTGTTCTGGGCCGCCTTCATCCTCACCCGGCCACTGGGCGCGGTGGTCGGCGACTTCCTCGACAAGCCGCCCGATCACGGAGGGCTGGCGCTGAGCCGCTATGCCGCCTCGCTGGTGCTGCTGATGGCGATCGTGGCCTGTATCGCGCTGTCGCCGCAGCGCGCCGCATGGCGGGCCCACTGAACCCACGCACGGGCGCCCGGTGACAACAGAAACAATTGCACATCCATCTTGATGGAGAGATATAATTCCGGCAAGACCCACTCACCGCCCCGCCATGACCGCGCTCAGCTTCGAGTTCTATCCGCCCAAGACCGATGACCAGCGCGCGCAGCTGGACCGCACCGCGAGCAGGCTCAAGGTGCATGCCCCCGAGTACGTGTCCTGCACCTTCGGCGCCGGCGGCTCGACCCTGAGCTATACCTCCGAGACGGTGCGCCACCTCAACCAGCACCATGGCCTGCAGGCGGCGCCGCACCTGTCCTGCGTGGGCGGCACCCGCGAGGAGATCCGCGAGCTGCTCAAGCTGTACCGCGCCATCGGCGTGCGCCGCATCGTCGCCCTGCGCGGCGACCTGCCCTCGGGCATGGGCTTTCCCGGCGACCTGCGCTACGCCTCGGAACTGATCGCGTTCATCCGCGCCGAGCACGGCGACGCGTTCCGCATCGAGGTCGGCGCCTATCCGGAAACCCACCCGCAGGCCAGCGACGCGCTGGCCGACCTGCGCCATTTCAAGGCCAAGATCGACGCCGGCGCCGATGCCGCCATCACCCAGTACTTCTACAACGCCGACGCGTACTTCCAGTTCGTCGATGCCACCCGCAGGCTGGGCGTGGACGTGCCGATCATTCCCGGGGTGATGCCGATCTCCAACTTCAGCCAGCTGCGGCGTTTCTCCGAGCAGTGCGGTGCGGAGATCCCGCGCTGGATCGCCAAGCGCATGCAGGCCTACGGCGACGATGTCGATTCGGTGCGCGCGTTCGGCGCCGACGTGGTGGCGGCGCTGTGCGAACGGCTGATCGCCGGCGGCGCGCCGGCGCTGCACTTCTACACGCTCAACCTGGCCAGGCCGACCAACGCGGTGCTGCAGCGGCTCGGCCGCGGCTGACCCGCCAGCGGCTGCACACCCCGTCACGCGTGGCCGGGTTAGGCTTGGCCGATGCGCGCGCTGCCACTCCTGCTGCTCCCTGCCGCCCTGTGGGCGGGCGCCACGCAGGCGCAGCAGGTCAACCGCTGCACCGACCCGCAGGGGCGCACGGTGTACGGCGACAGGCCGTGCGAGGTGATGGGCGCGCGCGCGCGGCTGCTGCCCGAGGCGCGGCCCGCCGGTGCCAGCGGCCTGTACCGCGACAGCTGCGCACGCCGGCTCAGCGAGGTGGTGGCGCAGATCCGCGCGGCGATGGACGCGCGCGACCCGAACCGCCTGTCCGGCATCTATGCCTGGGGCGGGCTGTCCAGCGCCGAGGCCACGCGGGTGATGGACCGCCTGGACGGCATCGTGCAGCGTCCGCTGGTCGACATCGCACCGGTGTTCCCGCGGGACCCGGAGCTGCTGCCGGAAGGCGAAGGCGGCGCGGCCGCCGCCGACGCCCCGCCCATGTTCGCCGAGGTGCCGGCGCGGCGCCCGCGGCCGGTCGCGCTGCGCCTGGAACAGACCCTCGCCGGCGGCACCACGCCTTCGCGCACGCTGCTGAAACTGCGCCGGCAGTACAACTGTTTCTGGATCAGCCTGTAACCGGCTGCGGCCACAGCGCGCGGATCGCGGCCACGCCCTGTGCGCCATGCCGGCGCGCGGTGCCGATGTCCGCGGCGGCCAGGCCGCCGATGGCGTAGATCGGCAGCGACACCTGCTCGCGCAGCTGCTCGAACGCGGCCCACCCCAGCGGCGTCGCCGCCGGATGGCTGGCGGTGGCCTGCACCGGGCCGAGCACGGCGAAATCGCAGCCCAGGCGCTGCGCGGCCTGCAGCTGCGCCAGGTCGTGGCAGGAGGCACCGACCAGGACGCTTTCCGGCAGCGGCCGTTGCTGCAGCTGCTGCAGCTGTTCGCTGCCCAGGTGCACGCCCACGCCCAGCTCCCGGGCCAGCACGATGTCGCGGTTGAGCAGCAGCTCGGCGTGGCGGCCGACGCGGTCCACCGCGTCGCGGGCCAGCGCCGCGCGGTCGCCGGCCTGCGGTGTGCGCAGCTGCAGCCGGCGGATGCCGGCGTCCACCGCGGCCTGCACGCCCTGCAGCCAGGCATCGCCGCCGGCCGAGGGCTCCGGCGTGACCAGGTAACGATCGGCCTGGCGCAGCGCGGCCACCACCGGCAGGTCCGCCGGCGGCATCGAGTAGCGCCCAAGCCGGTCGGGCGCCACCCAGGTGATGGCCTGCCCCTCGCGCCCGCGGGCGTTGCCCTTCCAGCGCTGCACCTGCCGCACTTCCAGGCGCAGGCGCTTGTCCGGGTAGAGCTGCGGCACGTCCATCAGCCAGTCGCCGACCTCGGCCTCGATGCCCAGCTCCTCGTGCAGTTCGCGCGCCAGCGCCTGCTCGGAGGTCTCGCCCGGCTCGCGCTTGCCGCCCGGGAATTCCCACAGCCCGGCCATGTCGCTGGTGCCGTTGCGGCGGTTGAGCAGGATGCGGCCACGCGCGTCGGTGATGACGGCGGCCACGACATGGATCGAGCGCAGGGAGGAAGTCATGCGCCGAGCATGCCGAAAACCCCGAGCCGGGCGCAATCGCCTGCCTGCGTGCAGTTCCGGCCTGGGCGCCCGTCGGGAAGGCCCCGTGCGGGGCGAGCCCCGCACCAGCGTTCCAGAGGTGTACGCCCCTATCGATTGACTGCCGGCGCCCATCGGGATCGCGCCTGCAGGCGGCTCCCTGGGTCGGCGACGCTACCGCGCGAAGCGCGACCGGCGACGCCGGCCCGAAAAGCGGGCCGCATGCGGGGACGGGTCAAGGTGCGAGGGAGAGCGTGGCCTGCCTATTCGGCACCGCAATGCAGGCCAGCCGGACGCCTGGTGCGCCGCCCTGATCCGGAGAAGAAGAAAAGAACGGGGCCATGCCTTGCGGCGCAACATGGAGCAACCGCGCGCAGCGATGGTGTGTCGCGGCCAATGGCCGGCATTGCGGGTATCCACCCGATGAGGAGCCCCCCTTGGTAAGGGGGGCGCGCCGAAGGCGCGGGGATCGGGGATAAGGACCGTGTACCCATGATCCGTGCAACGGATCATGGGTGTGTAGCCCGCTGCGCGGGCTACACCACGGTCAACTCAACTTTCAGTTGAGCTGACCGTGGCAGTGCTTGTACTTCTTGCCGCTGCCGCAGGGGCACGGATCGTTGCGCCCGACCTTGGGCTCGGCGAGCGCGGCCTGCACGTCGGCCGCTTCCTCGTCGGCGCTGTAGCCGCCGTTGTCCTGGTGCTGGAACTGCGACATCTGCAGGCGCGCTTCGGCCTGCTGGCGCTCCAGCGCCTCCATCGCCGCCACTTCCTCCTCGCTGCGGATGCGCACGCGCGAGAGCAGCTGGATCACCTCGCGCTTGACGTTCTCCAGCATCTCGGAGAACAGCTCGAAGGCTTCCTTCTTGTATTCCTGCTTGGGCTGCTTCTGCGCGTAACCGCGCAGGTAGATGCCCTGGCGCAGGTAGTCCATGCGCGCCAGGTGCTCCTTCCAGCTCTGGTCGAGCACGGTCAGCATCACGTGCTTCTCCAGCGCGCGCATGGTTTCGGCGCCGACCGCCGCTTCCTTCTGCTCGAAGTGCTGCTCGATGTGGGCGGCCACGGCCTGGGCGATGCCCTCGGCGTCCAGTTCCTCGTGCTGCCTGAACAGCCCCACCAGGTCCATCTGCACGCCCAGGTCCGACTCCAGCGTGGCCTGCAGGCCCGGCAGGTCCCACTGCTCGTCCACCGAATTCGGCGGCACGAAGCGGGCCACCAGGTCATAGATCACGTCGCCGCGGATGCCGTCGATGTTGTCCTTGACCGACTCGGCGTCGAGCAGCTCGTCGCGCTGGGCGTAGATCACCTTGCGCTGGTCGTTGTTGACGTCGTCGAAGTCCAGCAGGTTCTTGCGGATGTCGAAGTTGTGCGCCTCGACCTTGCGCTGCGCCTTCTCGATCTGGCGGCTGACCAGGCGGTCCTCGATGACGTCGTCTTCCTTCATGCCCATCAGGCGCATGGCCTTCTGCACCCAGTCGGACGCGAAGATGCGCATCAGGTTGTCTTCCAGCGACAGGTAGAAGCGCGAGGAACCCGGGTCGCCCTGGCGGCCGGAGCGGCCACGCAGCTGGTTGTCGATGCGGCGCGATTCATGCCGTTCGGTGCCGACGATGTGCAGGCCGCCGGCGGCCTTGACCGCGTCGTGGCGTTCCTGCCAGGCGGCCTTGACCGCGGCCTTCTGCTCGGCGCTGGCGTCCTCGCCCAGCTCCTGCAGCTCGGTCTCCAGCGAACCGCCGAGCACGATGTCGGTGCCGCGGCCGGCCATGTTGGTTGCGATGGTCACCGAGCCCGGGCGG
Protein-coding regions in this window:
- a CDS encoding methylenetetrahydrofolate reductase [NAD(P)H], whose translation is MTALSFEFYPPKTDDQRAQLDRTASRLKVHAPEYVSCTFGAGGSTLSYTSETVRHLNQHHGLQAAPHLSCVGGTREEIRELLKLYRAIGVRRIVALRGDLPSGMGFPGDLRYASELIAFIRAEHGDAFRIEVGAYPETHPQASDALADLRHFKAKIDAGADAAITQYFYNADAYFQFVDATRRLGVDVPIIPGVMPISNFSQLRRFSEQCGAEIPRWIAKRMQAYGDDVDSVRAFGADVVAALCERLIAGGAPALHFYTLNLARPTNAVLQRLGRG
- a CDS encoding DNA mismatch repair protein MutT, translating into MTSSLRSIHVVAAVITDARGRILLNRRNGTSDMAGLWEFPGGKREPGETSEQALARELHEELGIEAEVGDWLMDVPQLYPDKRLRLEVRQVQRWKGNARGREGQAITWVAPDRLGRYSMPPADLPVVAALRQADRYLVTPEPSAGGDAWLQGVQAAVDAGIRRLQLRTPQAGDRAALARDAVDRVGRHAELLLNRDIVLARELGVGVHLGSEQLQQLQQRPLPESVLVGASCHDLAQLQAAQRLGCDFAVLGPVQATASHPAATPLGWAAFEQLREQVSLPIYAIGGLAAADIGTARRHGAQGVAAIRALWPQPVTG